One genomic segment of Manis pentadactyla isolate mManPen7 chromosome 1, mManPen7.hap1, whole genome shotgun sequence includes these proteins:
- the DOK2 gene encoding docking protein 2 isoform X1: MEEAAVRQGFLYLQQQQTFGKRAPCLPLQALCLIACGTFPVLSDSSGPVILCLPGSPVVLASPSPSLRAAVPLPRPLLSPLVTISPSLGGSLLAPCLPCTWAQKWRRFGAVLYGHSGCALARLELQEGPEKPRRGEAARRVIRLSDCLRVAEASGEASSPRDTSPFLLETKERSYLLAAPTAERGDWMQAICLLAFPGQRKELLGLEGKGSRPCMEENELYSSAATGVLRQGSFLLTRQFSSCSLSGLLGAPLKEFAVTMRPTEASERCRLRGSYTLRAGESALELWGGPEPGAKLYDWPYRFLRRFGRDKVTFSFEAGRRCISGEGNFEFETRQGNEIFLALEEAISAQKNTTPPGPQTQPATVPTELPRPESPYSRPHDSLPPPSPTTPVPSSRPRGPEGEYAVPFDAVARNLGKGLRGILAVPPQPPIDPLYDSIGEHPPPQPDHIYDEPEGVAALSLYDSPQEPRREAWRRQVAADRDPSGLQHVSPAGQDCSASGWPQGTEYDNVILKKSPK; encoded by the exons ATGGAAGAGGCAGCAGTGAGGCAGGGCTTCCTGTACCTTCAGCAGCAGCAGACTTTCGGAAAG CGGGCTCCCTGCTTGCCGCTGCAGGCTCTGTGTTTGATTGCTTGTGGCACATTCCCAGTGCTCTCTGATTCCTCGGGCCCCGTTATTCTCTGCCTCCCTGGGTCTCCCGTGGTCTTggcttctccctccccatccctgcGTGCTGCTGTCCCTCTCCCACggcccctcctctcccctttGGTCACCATCTCTCCATCTCTGGGCGGCTCCCTCTTGGCACCCTGCCTGCCGTGCACCTGGGCTCAGAAATGGCGTCGCTTCGGGGCTGTGCTGTATGGACATTCGGGCTGCGCCTTGGCCCGGCTGGAGCTCCAGGAGGGACCAGAGAAGCCGCGCAGGGGAGAGGCTGCCCGGAGGGTGATCCGCCTCAGTGACTGCCTGAGGGTGGCGGAGGCCAGCGGGGAGGCCAGCAGCCCACGGGACACCAGCCCCTTCCTCCTGGAGACCAAGGAGCGCTCATATCTGCTGGCGGCCCCCACTGCAGAGCGCGGTGATTGGATGCAGGCCATCTGCCTCCTGGCCTTCCCC GGCCAGAGGAAGGAGCTGTTGGGGCTGGAGGGGAAGGGCAGCCGGCCCTGCATGGAGGAGAACGAACTGTACAGCAGTGCAGCCACAG GTGTCCTGCGGCAAGGGAGCTTTTTGCTGACAAGGCAGTTTTCTTCTTGCAGCCTGTCTGGCctgctgg GGGCCCCCCTCAAGGAGTTTGCTGTGACCATGAGACCCACAGAAGCCAGCGAGAGGTGCCGGCTCCGGGGGTCTTATACCCTCCGGGCTGGGGAGAGTGCCCTGGAACTGTGGGGTGGTCCCGAGCCCGGCGCCAAGCTGTACGACTGGCCCTACAGGTTCCTGCGGCGCTTTGGGCGGGACAAG GTCACCTTTTCCTTCGAGGCAGGCCGGCGCTGCATCTCTGGAGAGGGCAACTTTGAGTTTGAAACCCGGCAAGGCAATGAGATCTTCTTGGCCCTGGAAGAGGCCATCTCTGCCCAGAAGAACACCACCCCTCCTGGGCCCCAAACCCAGCCAGCCACAGTCCCCACGGAGCTGCCCCGGCCGGAGAGCCCCTACTCCCGGCCCCATGACTCCCTGCCGCCACCGTCGCCCACCACCCCAGTGCCCAGCTCTCGGCCGCGGGGCCCAGAAGGGGAATATGCAGTGCCCTTTGATGCAGTGGCCAGAAACCTGGGAAAGGGCTTGCGGGGCATCCTGGcggtccctccccagcccccgaTTGACCCTCTGTATGACAGCATTGGGGAGCACCCACCCCCTCAGCCTGACCACATATATGATGAGCCTGAGGGAGTGGCTGCCCTGTCCCTGTATGACAGCCCGCAGGAGCCCCGACGTGAGGCCTGGAGGAGGCAGGTTGCAGCTGACAGGGACCCCAGTGGTCTCCAGCATGTCAGCCCAGCGGGGCAGGACTGCTCTGCCTCTGGCTGGCCACAGGGAACTGAGTATGACAATGTCATACTTAAGAAAAGCCCAAAGTGA
- the DOK2 gene encoding docking protein 2 isoform X2, translating into MEEAAVRQGFLYLQQQQTFGKRAPCLPLQALCLIACGTFPVLSDSSGPVILCLPGSPVVLASPSPSLRAAVPLPRPLLSPLVTISPSLGGSLLAPCLPCTWAQKWRRFGAVLYGHSGCALARLELQEGPEKPRRGEAARRVIRLSDCLRVAEASGEASSPRDTSPFLLETKERSYLLAAPTAERGDWMQAICLLAFPGQRKELLGLEGKGSRPCMEENELYSSAATGAPLKEFAVTMRPTEASERCRLRGSYTLRAGESALELWGGPEPGAKLYDWPYRFLRRFGRDKVTFSFEAGRRCISGEGNFEFETRQGNEIFLALEEAISAQKNTTPPGPQTQPATVPTELPRPESPYSRPHDSLPPPSPTTPVPSSRPRGPEGEYAVPFDAVARNLGKGLRGILAVPPQPPIDPLYDSIGEHPPPQPDHIYDEPEGVAALSLYDSPQEPRREAWRRQVAADRDPSGLQHVSPAGQDCSASGWPQGTEYDNVILKKSPK; encoded by the exons ATGGAAGAGGCAGCAGTGAGGCAGGGCTTCCTGTACCTTCAGCAGCAGCAGACTTTCGGAAAG CGGGCTCCCTGCTTGCCGCTGCAGGCTCTGTGTTTGATTGCTTGTGGCACATTCCCAGTGCTCTCTGATTCCTCGGGCCCCGTTATTCTCTGCCTCCCTGGGTCTCCCGTGGTCTTggcttctccctccccatccctgcGTGCTGCTGTCCCTCTCCCACggcccctcctctcccctttGGTCACCATCTCTCCATCTCTGGGCGGCTCCCTCTTGGCACCCTGCCTGCCGTGCACCTGGGCTCAGAAATGGCGTCGCTTCGGGGCTGTGCTGTATGGACATTCGGGCTGCGCCTTGGCCCGGCTGGAGCTCCAGGAGGGACCAGAGAAGCCGCGCAGGGGAGAGGCTGCCCGGAGGGTGATCCGCCTCAGTGACTGCCTGAGGGTGGCGGAGGCCAGCGGGGAGGCCAGCAGCCCACGGGACACCAGCCCCTTCCTCCTGGAGACCAAGGAGCGCTCATATCTGCTGGCGGCCCCCACTGCAGAGCGCGGTGATTGGATGCAGGCCATCTGCCTCCTGGCCTTCCCC GGCCAGAGGAAGGAGCTGTTGGGGCTGGAGGGGAAGGGCAGCCGGCCCTGCATGGAGGAGAACGAACTGTACAGCAGTGCAGCCACAG GGGCCCCCCTCAAGGAGTTTGCTGTGACCATGAGACCCACAGAAGCCAGCGAGAGGTGCCGGCTCCGGGGGTCTTATACCCTCCGGGCTGGGGAGAGTGCCCTGGAACTGTGGGGTGGTCCCGAGCCCGGCGCCAAGCTGTACGACTGGCCCTACAGGTTCCTGCGGCGCTTTGGGCGGGACAAG GTCACCTTTTCCTTCGAGGCAGGCCGGCGCTGCATCTCTGGAGAGGGCAACTTTGAGTTTGAAACCCGGCAAGGCAATGAGATCTTCTTGGCCCTGGAAGAGGCCATCTCTGCCCAGAAGAACACCACCCCTCCTGGGCCCCAAACCCAGCCAGCCACAGTCCCCACGGAGCTGCCCCGGCCGGAGAGCCCCTACTCCCGGCCCCATGACTCCCTGCCGCCACCGTCGCCCACCACCCCAGTGCCCAGCTCTCGGCCGCGGGGCCCAGAAGGGGAATATGCAGTGCCCTTTGATGCAGTGGCCAGAAACCTGGGAAAGGGCTTGCGGGGCATCCTGGcggtccctccccagcccccgaTTGACCCTCTGTATGACAGCATTGGGGAGCACCCACCCCCTCAGCCTGACCACATATATGATGAGCCTGAGGGAGTGGCTGCCCTGTCCCTGTATGACAGCCCGCAGGAGCCCCGACGTGAGGCCTGGAGGAGGCAGGTTGCAGCTGACAGGGACCCCAGTGGTCTCCAGCATGTCAGCCCAGCGGGGCAGGACTGCTCTGCCTCTGGCTGGCCACAGGGAACTGAGTATGACAATGTCATACTTAAGAAAAGCCCAAAGTGA
- the DOK2 gene encoding docking protein 2 isoform X3 gives MEEAAVRQGFLYLQQQQTFGKKWRRFGAVLYGHSGCALARLELQEGPEKPRRGEAARRVIRLSDCLRVAEASGEASSPRDTSPFLLETKERSYLLAAPTAERGDWMQAICLLAFPGQRKELLGLEGKGSRPCMEENELYSSAATGVLRQGSFLLTRQFSSCSLSGLLGAPLKEFAVTMRPTEASERCRLRGSYTLRAGESALELWGGPEPGAKLYDWPYRFLRRFGRDKVTFSFEAGRRCISGEGNFEFETRQGNEIFLALEEAISAQKNTTPPGPQTQPATVPTELPRPESPYSRPHDSLPPPSPTTPVPSSRPRGPEGEYAVPFDAVARNLGKGLRGILAVPPQPPIDPLYDSIGEHPPPQPDHIYDEPEGVAALSLYDSPQEPRREAWRRQVAADRDPSGLQHVSPAGQDCSASGWPQGTEYDNVILKKSPK, from the exons ATGGAAGAGGCAGCAGTGAGGCAGGGCTTCCTGTACCTTCAGCAGCAGCAGACTTTCGGAAAG AAATGGCGTCGCTTCGGGGCTGTGCTGTATGGACATTCGGGCTGCGCCTTGGCCCGGCTGGAGCTCCAGGAGGGACCAGAGAAGCCGCGCAGGGGAGAGGCTGCCCGGAGGGTGATCCGCCTCAGTGACTGCCTGAGGGTGGCGGAGGCCAGCGGGGAGGCCAGCAGCCCACGGGACACCAGCCCCTTCCTCCTGGAGACCAAGGAGCGCTCATATCTGCTGGCGGCCCCCACTGCAGAGCGCGGTGATTGGATGCAGGCCATCTGCCTCCTGGCCTTCCCC GGCCAGAGGAAGGAGCTGTTGGGGCTGGAGGGGAAGGGCAGCCGGCCCTGCATGGAGGAGAACGAACTGTACAGCAGTGCAGCCACAG GTGTCCTGCGGCAAGGGAGCTTTTTGCTGACAAGGCAGTTTTCTTCTTGCAGCCTGTCTGGCctgctgg GGGCCCCCCTCAAGGAGTTTGCTGTGACCATGAGACCCACAGAAGCCAGCGAGAGGTGCCGGCTCCGGGGGTCTTATACCCTCCGGGCTGGGGAGAGTGCCCTGGAACTGTGGGGTGGTCCCGAGCCCGGCGCCAAGCTGTACGACTGGCCCTACAGGTTCCTGCGGCGCTTTGGGCGGGACAAG GTCACCTTTTCCTTCGAGGCAGGCCGGCGCTGCATCTCTGGAGAGGGCAACTTTGAGTTTGAAACCCGGCAAGGCAATGAGATCTTCTTGGCCCTGGAAGAGGCCATCTCTGCCCAGAAGAACACCACCCCTCCTGGGCCCCAAACCCAGCCAGCCACAGTCCCCACGGAGCTGCCCCGGCCGGAGAGCCCCTACTCCCGGCCCCATGACTCCCTGCCGCCACCGTCGCCCACCACCCCAGTGCCCAGCTCTCGGCCGCGGGGCCCAGAAGGGGAATATGCAGTGCCCTTTGATGCAGTGGCCAGAAACCTGGGAAAGGGCTTGCGGGGCATCCTGGcggtccctccccagcccccgaTTGACCCTCTGTATGACAGCATTGGGGAGCACCCACCCCCTCAGCCTGACCACATATATGATGAGCCTGAGGGAGTGGCTGCCCTGTCCCTGTATGACAGCCCGCAGGAGCCCCGACGTGAGGCCTGGAGGAGGCAGGTTGCAGCTGACAGGGACCCCAGTGGTCTCCAGCATGTCAGCCCAGCGGGGCAGGACTGCTCTGCCTCTGGCTGGCCACAGGGAACTGAGTATGACAATGTCATACTTAAGAAAAGCCCAAAGTGA
- the DOK2 gene encoding docking protein 2 isoform X4: MEEAAVRQGFLYLQQQQTFGKKWRRFGAVLYGHSGCALARLELQEGPEKPRRGEAARRVIRLSDCLRVAEASGEASSPRDTSPFLLETKERSYLLAAPTAERGDWMQAICLLAFPGQRKELLGLEGKGSRPCMEENELYSSAATGAPLKEFAVTMRPTEASERCRLRGSYTLRAGESALELWGGPEPGAKLYDWPYRFLRRFGRDKVTFSFEAGRRCISGEGNFEFETRQGNEIFLALEEAISAQKNTTPPGPQTQPATVPTELPRPESPYSRPHDSLPPPSPTTPVPSSRPRGPEGEYAVPFDAVARNLGKGLRGILAVPPQPPIDPLYDSIGEHPPPQPDHIYDEPEGVAALSLYDSPQEPRREAWRRQVAADRDPSGLQHVSPAGQDCSASGWPQGTEYDNVILKKSPK, encoded by the exons ATGGAAGAGGCAGCAGTGAGGCAGGGCTTCCTGTACCTTCAGCAGCAGCAGACTTTCGGAAAG AAATGGCGTCGCTTCGGGGCTGTGCTGTATGGACATTCGGGCTGCGCCTTGGCCCGGCTGGAGCTCCAGGAGGGACCAGAGAAGCCGCGCAGGGGAGAGGCTGCCCGGAGGGTGATCCGCCTCAGTGACTGCCTGAGGGTGGCGGAGGCCAGCGGGGAGGCCAGCAGCCCACGGGACACCAGCCCCTTCCTCCTGGAGACCAAGGAGCGCTCATATCTGCTGGCGGCCCCCACTGCAGAGCGCGGTGATTGGATGCAGGCCATCTGCCTCCTGGCCTTCCCC GGCCAGAGGAAGGAGCTGTTGGGGCTGGAGGGGAAGGGCAGCCGGCCCTGCATGGAGGAGAACGAACTGTACAGCAGTGCAGCCACAG GGGCCCCCCTCAAGGAGTTTGCTGTGACCATGAGACCCACAGAAGCCAGCGAGAGGTGCCGGCTCCGGGGGTCTTATACCCTCCGGGCTGGGGAGAGTGCCCTGGAACTGTGGGGTGGTCCCGAGCCCGGCGCCAAGCTGTACGACTGGCCCTACAGGTTCCTGCGGCGCTTTGGGCGGGACAAG GTCACCTTTTCCTTCGAGGCAGGCCGGCGCTGCATCTCTGGAGAGGGCAACTTTGAGTTTGAAACCCGGCAAGGCAATGAGATCTTCTTGGCCCTGGAAGAGGCCATCTCTGCCCAGAAGAACACCACCCCTCCTGGGCCCCAAACCCAGCCAGCCACAGTCCCCACGGAGCTGCCCCGGCCGGAGAGCCCCTACTCCCGGCCCCATGACTCCCTGCCGCCACCGTCGCCCACCACCCCAGTGCCCAGCTCTCGGCCGCGGGGCCCAGAAGGGGAATATGCAGTGCCCTTTGATGCAGTGGCCAGAAACCTGGGAAAGGGCTTGCGGGGCATCCTGGcggtccctccccagcccccgaTTGACCCTCTGTATGACAGCATTGGGGAGCACCCACCCCCTCAGCCTGACCACATATATGATGAGCCTGAGGGAGTGGCTGCCCTGTCCCTGTATGACAGCCCGCAGGAGCCCCGACGTGAGGCCTGGAGGAGGCAGGTTGCAGCTGACAGGGACCCCAGTGGTCTCCAGCATGTCAGCCCAGCGGGGCAGGACTGCTCTGCCTCTGGCTGGCCACAGGGAACTGAGTATGACAATGTCATACTTAAGAAAAGCCCAAAGTGA
- the DOK2 gene encoding docking protein 2 isoform X5, producing the protein MRPTEASERCRLRGSYTLRAGESALELWGGPEPGAKLYDWPYRFLRRFGRDKVTFSFEAGRRCISGEGNFEFETRQGNEIFLALEEAISAQKNTTPPGPQTQPATVPTELPRPESPYSRPHDSLPPPSPTTPVPSSRPRGPEGEYAVPFDAVARNLGKGLRGILAVPPQPPIDPLYDSIGEHPPPQPDHIYDEPEGVAALSLYDSPQEPRREAWRRQVAADRDPSGLQHVSPAGQDCSASGWPQGTEYDNVILKKSPK; encoded by the exons ATGAGACCCACAGAAGCCAGCGAGAGGTGCCGGCTCCGGGGGTCTTATACCCTCCGGGCTGGGGAGAGTGCCCTGGAACTGTGGGGTGGTCCCGAGCCCGGCGCCAAGCTGTACGACTGGCCCTACAGGTTCCTGCGGCGCTTTGGGCGGGACAAG GTCACCTTTTCCTTCGAGGCAGGCCGGCGCTGCATCTCTGGAGAGGGCAACTTTGAGTTTGAAACCCGGCAAGGCAATGAGATCTTCTTGGCCCTGGAAGAGGCCATCTCTGCCCAGAAGAACACCACCCCTCCTGGGCCCCAAACCCAGCCAGCCACAGTCCCCACGGAGCTGCCCCGGCCGGAGAGCCCCTACTCCCGGCCCCATGACTCCCTGCCGCCACCGTCGCCCACCACCCCAGTGCCCAGCTCTCGGCCGCGGGGCCCAGAAGGGGAATATGCAGTGCCCTTTGATGCAGTGGCCAGAAACCTGGGAAAGGGCTTGCGGGGCATCCTGGcggtccctccccagcccccgaTTGACCCTCTGTATGACAGCATTGGGGAGCACCCACCCCCTCAGCCTGACCACATATATGATGAGCCTGAGGGAGTGGCTGCCCTGTCCCTGTATGACAGCCCGCAGGAGCCCCGACGTGAGGCCTGGAGGAGGCAGGTTGCAGCTGACAGGGACCCCAGTGGTCTCCAGCATGTCAGCCCAGCGGGGCAGGACTGCTCTGCCTCTGGCTGGCCACAGGGAACTGAGTATGACAATGTCATACTTAAGAAAAGCCCAAAGTGA